A window of the Streptomyces griseochromogenes genome harbors these coding sequences:
- a CDS encoding amidase encodes MQPYELPLAAAADAIRARRLSPVELVDSVLARIEEVEPHLGAYVTVTAERARRAALEAEREAARGRFRGPLHGIPMGLKDLIDVAGTATTASSRVRAGHRAQADSTVAARLTAAGAILVGKTHTHEFAYGLTTPQTNNAWDRGRVAGGSSGGSAVAVASGAATFSLGTDTGGSIRVPAALNGVVGLKPTYGLVPRHGVTSLSWSLDHVGPITRTVEDAALVLTALAGHDPRDPASPAAPAVDYRPDTGTDLTGLRIGLPRTYYFDHVDAEVEAAVRYAIGRLEALGARLVEIDIPMTRYVQATQWGLMVPEATAYHEGTLRAVPELYQADVRILLEAGELMSAGDYLRAQRSRTLMRREWARVLEEVEVIAAPTVPMTAVRADERTVTWPDGTAEGVSDAFVRLSAPANITGVPALSVPVGHDTAGLPIGMQLLGRPFGERSLLRVGHAYERTRPARALAPVA; translated from the coding sequence ATGCAGCCGTATGAGTTGCCCCTCGCCGCCGCCGCGGACGCGATCCGGGCCCGGCGGCTCTCCCCCGTCGAGCTGGTGGACTCGGTCCTCGCTCGCATCGAGGAGGTGGAGCCGCACCTCGGCGCCTACGTCACGGTCACCGCGGAGCGGGCGCGCCGGGCGGCGCTGGAGGCCGAACGCGAAGCGGCGCGGGGCCGTTTCCGGGGGCCGCTGCACGGCATACCGATGGGGCTCAAGGACCTGATCGACGTCGCCGGCACGGCCACCACGGCCAGCTCCCGGGTGCGCGCCGGCCACCGCGCGCAGGCCGACAGCACGGTCGCCGCGCGCCTGACGGCGGCCGGGGCGATCCTGGTCGGCAAGACACACACCCACGAGTTCGCCTACGGCCTGACCACCCCGCAGACCAACAACGCCTGGGACCGCGGCCGGGTCGCCGGCGGCTCCAGCGGCGGGTCCGCCGTCGCCGTCGCCTCGGGCGCGGCGACCTTCTCCCTGGGCACCGACACCGGCGGATCGATCCGGGTGCCCGCCGCGCTCAACGGGGTCGTCGGCCTCAAGCCGACCTACGGTCTCGTCCCCCGCCACGGCGTCACGTCCCTGTCCTGGTCCCTGGACCACGTCGGCCCGATCACCCGCACCGTCGAGGACGCGGCCCTGGTCCTGACCGCCCTGGCCGGACACGACCCGCGCGACCCCGCCTCGCCGGCCGCCCCCGCCGTGGACTACCGCCCGGACACGGGTACGGACCTGACGGGGCTGCGCATCGGCCTGCCGCGCACCTACTACTTCGACCACGTCGACGCGGAGGTGGAGGCCGCCGTCCGGTACGCCATCGGGCGACTGGAGGCCCTCGGCGCACGTCTCGTCGAGATCGACATCCCGATGACCCGCTATGTGCAGGCCACCCAGTGGGGGCTGATGGTGCCGGAGGCCACCGCCTACCACGAGGGCACTTTGCGTGCGGTCCCCGAGCTGTACCAGGCGGACGTCCGCATCCTCCTGGAGGCGGGCGAGCTGATGAGCGCCGGGGACTATCTGCGCGCCCAGCGTTCCCGGACGCTGATGCGGCGGGAGTGGGCCCGCGTGCTGGAGGAGGTCGAGGTGATCGCCGCCCCGACCGTGCCGATGACCGCGGTGAGGGCCGACGAGCGGACGGTCACCTGGCCCGACGGCACGGCCGAGGGCGTGTCCGACGCTTTCGTACGCCTTTCCGCCCCCGCCAACATCACCGGGGTGCCCGCCCTGTCCGTCCCCGTCGGCCACGACACGGCGGGCCTGCCGATCGGTATGCAGCTGCTCGGCCGGCCCTTCG